The following proteins are co-located in the Syngnathus scovelli strain Florida chromosome 5, RoL_Ssco_1.2, whole genome shotgun sequence genome:
- the tomm20b gene encoding mitochondrial import receptor subunit TOM20 homolog B isoform X1, producing the protein MANAAPSGCVPASFLYVPDVIENEHAPFCMAAFIFCPAIGGRLKVCEGRKKQKVAKERAGMAKLPDLQDAEAVQKFFLEEIQLGEELLAQGDYEKGVEHLTNAIAVCGQPQQLLQVLQQTLPPPVFQMLLTKLPSISQRIVSAQSLSEDDIE; encoded by the exons ATGGCGAACGCGGCACCTTCGGGATGTGTGCCTGCGTCCTTCCTTTACGTGCCTGACGTCATCGAGAATGAGCACGCACCGTTTTGTATGGCTGCGTTTATTTTCTGCCCGGCGATCGGCGGACGACTAAAAGTCTGTGAAG GGAGGAAGAAACAGAAGGTGGCGAAAGAGCGAGCTGGCATGGCCAAG CTTCCGGATCTTCAAGACGCTGAGGCCGTCCAGAAGTTTTTCCTGGAGGAGATCCAGCTGGGGGAGGAGCTTCTGGCCCAAG GCGACTACGAGAAAGGTGTGGAGCACCTGACCAACGCCATCGCCGTCTGCGGACAGCCTCAACAGCTCCTGCAAGTCCTCCAACAAACGCTGCCGCCGCCCGTCTTCCAGATGCTTCTCACCAAACTGCCCAGCATCAGCCAG CGTATCGTGAGCGCACAGAGTCTGAGCGAGGACGACATTGAGTGA
- the tomm20b gene encoding mitochondrial import receptor subunit TOM20 homolog B isoform X2 — MMVGKTSAIAAAGVCGALFVGYCIYFDRKRRSDPNFKNRLRERRKKQKVAKERAGMAKLPDLQDAEAVQKFFLEEIQLGEELLAQGDYEKGVEHLTNAIAVCGQPQQLLQVLQQTLPPPVFQMLLTKLPSISQRIVSAQSLSEDDIE; from the exons ATGATGGTGGGAAAGACGAGCGCCATCGCCGCGGCGGGAGTGTGCGGGGCCCTCTTCGTcggttattgtatttatttcgaTCGGAAGAGACGCAGCGACCCCAACTTCAAGAACAGGCTGCGGGAAC GGAGGAAGAAACAGAAGGTGGCGAAAGAGCGAGCTGGCATGGCCAAG CTTCCGGATCTTCAAGACGCTGAGGCCGTCCAGAAGTTTTTCCTGGAGGAGATCCAGCTGGGGGAGGAGCTTCTGGCCCAAG GCGACTACGAGAAAGGTGTGGAGCACCTGACCAACGCCATCGCCGTCTGCGGACAGCCTCAACAGCTCCTGCAAGTCCTCCAACAAACGCTGCCGCCGCCCGTCTTCCAGATGCTTCTCACCAAACTGCCCAGCATCAGCCAG CGTATCGTGAGCGCACAGAGTCTGAGCGAGGACGACATTGAGTGA